The genomic stretch TCAGAAACAGGGTCTGCCAGAGCTGTTTGATGACACCAGCGTTATCGATGGCGATCACCACCGTTCCCAACAGATGACCGGCTCGGGATCGTACCGGCAGGTAGGAAAGCTCCAGTATCGTGTCTTCAACCGGCTCCTTCTCCTCGTGGATAATGCCCTGGCCGTGATCCAGAAGCCCCAGGGTGGACTGGTCGATGGTGAGAGCACCCAGAGCGGCTGCGGTGGTTTCGACCACTCTGCCATTTTGATAAATAGCCAACATCAACTGGCTCTGGCCTTTCAGTTTATTCAAAAACCGCTGATCCAACGTCTGGCCGACCAGTAAAACACCGACAAAAATCGGATCGCTGTCGCTGATATAGTGGATGGGGCTGGCTGAAACAAGCATCAACCGACCATCCACCAACTTGGCGGTGACAAAGGATTGACCCGTGGTGACCACATCCTCCAAAAGGGTAGGGGAGACCTCAAAATTGAAATGACCCAAATCCCCCCGGTCAGCCAAACCGAGTCCGCTACGATCCGTCACCATCAGGAGGTCCATGGGCTGCTTGTCAAAAATTTCCTTCAGCACCAAATTGATCGGCTCCCGCTCTCCACCAAAATCAGCATAGTAGTAGATCGCCTCAGCCAGTTTGCCATTGTGAGCGGTCACGTTGGTGATGGCGTGGAGATTGTCCGCCATGTTGGTGTAGGCATCGGAGATAAAATGGACATTGTTTTGCAACTCTGAATCCCGCATGGAATGGAATGCTTCGTTGAAGGCCGCCCCGGCGATGAACAGAATCAAGGTCACCGGCAGGGTGACCAGGAGGATAGGCAACAACAGCAGCTTTTTACGTATGTTCATCATTTCGGCGACCTTCGTTGGGCGTTCCTGTTCCTCAAGGGGTCAGTTTGGAGCTGGGGATGAGGTGCTGTTCCAGAAAGAACGGCTTGGCCGCCTCACTTCTAAGGTAGGTGATGAGTTTGCCTTCGTTTTCACCCGGCTCCCCTTGGGTCATCAGCGCGAGAGGCCGATAGAAGGGGTAGCCTTTGGCCAACGCTTCCGGGTCCAGGGGAGAGATGCCGTCGATAAGAATCGGTTTCATTTTTTGGGGGTCCAGAAGCACGGTTCCCAGATGGCCGATGGCCCCGGGAATGGCGGCTACGGCATCGATCATCTTGACGGTGGAGTTGACCGTAATTTTTTTCTCCCGCCACTGGTTTTGGGGCAGGATCATTTTCCAATGTTGAGGTCGATGGGGACAGTGGGGACGTAACACCACCGCTACATTTTTATCGGGACCACCCACCTGGCTCCAGTTGGTCATCTGGCCGGATAGAAGCCCGCGCACCTGGGCCAAAGTCAAATCAGTGACTGGATTTTTCAGATTGACGACGATCATCAGGGGTTCCAGGGCCAAGGGGCTCATCACACCCCCTCCCAAAGTAGCCAATTCCAGATCATCAAAAGGGCAGCAGATGGCACCAATATGACCGGCAGCCGTCGCTTTGGCCCCATCGCCACACCCTCCAGCCACAGCAAAATCCACATCAAGTCCTGTGGCTTGATTGATGGCATCCATATGGGGAGTCAGGGTCCAATAGAGGGCATGGCTCCCCCGAATGACCACGCTATCCCCAGCTTGGGCAGAAGAGGGGGCCATGGTCGAAACAAAGGCTATCAGTAGCAGCCGGATCAGTCGGTATTCCATAATGGGTTTCCCTCTGATTTTCAGTTGGTACAGGGGAGCGATCCATTCAATCCCAGTTGAAGTGTGGTACAGGGATCGGTCCCTTGGATGTTTGCTGGTAACAATTTAGCTCGACACCTTGAACCAATCGCTGATTGTTTTTGAAAAAAGCGGTATATCCAGTGGTTTTTCCACAACCCCTATCACGCCTGCTGCCAGGCAAGCCGCTTTTTGGTCCGCTTTTTCCCCAACTGGAACCAGGGCGACCACCCTCAAGGGGGCATCGCCTGCACCTGGGTGATCTTTGATTTTCCCTATGACCTGAAGAGCCCTATCACTCTCTGGTGAAAGCCCCACCAACACCAAATTGACAGATGGATATTTGCCAAGCTGTTCCAGAGCCTTCTCGCCATTGGCAGCCATATAGGCAGTGTATCCAGCCACTTCCAACAGCCGCACTGTTTCGTAGATGGTTCGCACATCGGAATCCACCACCAGGATAACCGGGTCGGGGCGATGGGGTGTTGAATCAGCAACGGCTTCGATCAGATCGGGAGATGCAGGTTGAGAAATTCCAGGCTGAACCGCTCCAGCTGATTCCACGGATGCTGTTGGCTCTGTTGAGGCTGTTGACTCCTCTGATGCGGCTAGATCCGCTGAGGAGGCTGCTGGGGCCACCAGCTCCTTAGCTGGTATCGATACTACCGATCCAGAGGATTCTTCTGAACTTGAGGCTGCCACTGACTCCGCTGGAGCCGAAGTATTCACCAACGTCGCTGAGTCGGAGGTCATCGCTGACGCTATCTTGTCTGCTGAAGCGGTATCCTCTACAGAGACCGGCTTGGTTGATTTGGGTTGGGTGTTGTCCAAAGCACCCGGTAGCTGGACTGGAGGGGGCAGTTTAAAGCTTTTGTCAGGTGATGCTGGAGGCTCAGGAGATTTAGGTGGAGGAGAGTCTCCCATTCCCCACGGCAGGTTGGGCAAAAAGAGGGTGAAGGCGCATCCCTGGCCTTCCCGGCTTTCGATACGCAACTCTCCGCCCAAGAGCTGGGCCAGCTGATTGGAGATGGCCAGCCCCAGACCGGTTTTACCAAAGGGTTTATCAACAGTGGAGCTGGACTCTCGCAAAGTTTCAAGCAGACCCTCGGTCCTCTGCTGAGAGGTGTCGGAGAGGGTGTCCGAAATGACCAAAACGATCCCCTGATTATTGGAAACGCCACCGCTCTCAATCACCCAGCCCATGGGCAGGGGTTGGAAACTCAGAGTAACAGTCCCCTCTCCAACCACTTTGAAGGCCCGGGCCAGAAGATGTTTGACGATCTGTTCCAGCTTGCCATAATCGGTCCGAAGAGTGTCAGGCAGATCATCGGAATGGTAAAGGCTGAAATCAGCACCTATTTTTTTGGCGATACGGCTGAATTTTTGTTCCAGACGGTTGGAAATCTCCAATATTTCCAGAAGTTCTCCGTGAACATCCACCTGACCCGCTTCGATTTTGGCCAGATCCAAAATACCGTTGATCATCTCCAACAATTCCAAACCATGGGCGTGCACGGCATGGGCGTTGTCCAGATCAGTGGGAGAAAGGTTGCCCCCCTTGTTAGCGGAAAATCCCCGGGTCAACACCAGGATACCATTCAAGGGAGCGCGCAACTCTTCAGACATGGAGGTGAGAAATTCCGACCGAAAATGTCCCGCCACCTCCAAGTCCCGGGCCTTGACCACCAGCTCCCGCTGGGCACGCTCCAGTTCACTGTTTTTTCGCTGGGCCTCCTGCTTCTGTTCCGTGAGTAGCTGGGTCTGCTCCTCCAGCTCTTCGTTGGAGACTCTCAATTCCTCCTGTTGCTGTTGCAGGAGCGTCTCAGAATTTTGCAAAGCCTGGGTCTGTTCCTGAAGTTTTTCGTTGGAAAGCCGTGCCTCCTCACTGTTTTGTTTCAGGATATCAGCCTGTTCCCGACTCTGGGCCAACATCTGCTGCATCTCGGTTCTGGATTGGGCCGCCTTGATGGCCATGGTGATGGCTTCGGCTTCATGGTCCAGCAGTTCCAGATGAATCGCCTGAAATTCTTGAAAAGAGCCCAGCTCTATCACCGCCTCTACCTGGCCATTCAACAAAAAAGGATAGAGAAGCAAATGACTGGGTTCCATCTCTCCCAAGCCTGAGTGGACCGGCAGATAGTCCGGGGGAATCTGGTGGATAATCTGATGTTCGCCCCGCTTGGCCACATGCCCCAAAAGCCCCTCTCCCAGAGCAATCGTCTGCTGGATATGTTCCGCCTTATAGGCGAATCCCCCGGCAAACCGTAATCGACCGCTCTTCTCCAAAAGATAGATGGCCCCAGTGATGGCATTGAGACGTGGGGTGAGAAAACCGATGATGTTTTGGGCCAATTTTTCCAATGACTGCTCACCCCGGAGACATTCCCCAAGGAGCCCCGCGCTCACCTTCATCCAGTTATCTTGCGCATCGCGCCTGGCACTCTCAGAAAGGGAGTGGGTCATCTCCTCCAGAGCCTTGGCCAAAGAGCCCAGTTCGTTGTTGGGGCTCAAGAATGCAGGCCATTTCATCTCCCCCTTGGCGATACGGTTGGCCCGATGGGTGAGAATCAGCAGTGGATTGACAATGTGGCCGGAAACAAATCGGGCGATGAGAAATACCAGGAGGATGGTGACGAAAAGAGTCACGAGAATTTCGCGACCGAGCGCTATGGAAGGCGCATAAAATTCATCCGCATCCAACTCGGCAATCAATACCCAGTGGATGCCAAAGGGCTCCAAAAAATCCAGGTTGACTTGAAAACCCAGGACATCCACCCCACGATAATCGGGATAGATCTTTTTTAACCACCAGCCCGACTTCCCAACTTTTTCGATCAAATCGTTGGTCCTGCCCGATTCGGTGACCGAAGTGTAGGTCATTTCCGTGGAGTGGTGGGAAAAATCAGCGTGATGCTCGGCCTCGTGATGCAACCAAGTCTGGATAATGGGGGTATCCACCTTTTGCTTCAATACCGTGGTGCGGGTATCAAAACGGGAGTTGGAGCGCATGAGTTGATCCCGCCCCACCAGATAGGTCTCACCACTCATGCCAAGCCCTATACGATCCTCAAAAATCCGGAACATTTTTTTCGGGGCCAAAGGAATCACCAAAACGCCAGCGTTATTTCCCTCCTCATCGAGGATGGCCCGCGCCAAAAAAGCCGCGATGTTATCCGTGGCAGGGGGAAAATGGCCCAGATCGGAAAAAACCGCCTGATCGGTCCCCATGGCCCTCTCCACGATCTTCCCCAGCAAGCTCTTCTTCAGACTCCCCTGAAGGACATTTTGACCGAGGAGTGGGGTCTCTTGAGCTGTATAGAGGATGTGCCCATCCTGATCAATCAGATAGAGGTTGGCCAAGCCATAGGTGTGCTGAAATTCTTCAAGATCCACCCCATGTTCTTCAACCAAAACAGCCCACTGAAAACTCTCAACAAAAGCCTTGCCATCCGGTCCTACCTGATCGTGAGCTCGCTGCAACGCCTGCAAAAAATGCAGATTGGTCCGAGAGAGGGATTGGGCCTCCAGATGGCGCAGCCGTTGGTTAAAGAAGCCTTGGAAGTGGCTTTTTTTCAGGGATAAAGTGGTGGAAAGCAGCTTGACCGCCTCTTGGCGCAGGCTGAGACGGGCCTTTTCATAGCTGGTCCAGCTGATGACCCCCAAGGGAATCAAGGCGATGGCGAGAAACCAAAAAAAGAGTGTCCGGCCAATCCCTCGGCGCATGGACCTCTTGGTTTGGTTTTGGGGGGTGGAATCAGGCAACCGTGAATACTCCTTTCCCTGTTGAGTGAAACAACGGCATTTTCCACCTCGGGTAGAGTTCCTTACCCGGAGGGTCAGATGATGAGCAACTCCTCCCGGTCAAATGGCTGATCAGCATTGACCCCAGGGAGTCTCTTCCATTGGGGATACTTGTCAAGCGCCTTGGTCACATAATCGTAAACGACCAGATCCTTTGCCACAAATTCCGGCTCTATCGGCTCCAAAAATGTCTTATGGCCATCCACTACCGTCTCTTTCATCATTTCGACAATTTTCCGGGTGGCTGAAGGGTAGGGATAGGGGGAAAAATCGATACGACCATTCTGCCATTCCCGTTGATGGCGTATGGCCCTGGGGGAGGTATAGGCATCCGGATCATAAAAGGTCATCGCCCGCTCGATCATTTTGCTGCCGGATGACAGATAGCCTTTTCCCTCCTTG from Magnetococcales bacterium encodes the following:
- a CDS encoding substrate-binding domain-containing protein, translated to MEYRLIRLLLIAFVSTMAPSSAQAGDSVVIRGSHALYWTLTPHMDAINQATGLDVDFAVAGGCGDGAKATAAGHIGAICCPFDDLELATLGGGVMSPLALEPLMIVVNLKNPVTDLTLAQVRGLLSGQMTNWSQVGGPDKNVAVVLRPHCPHRPQHWKMILPQNQWREKKITVNSTVKMIDAVAAIPGAIGHLGTVLLDPQKMKPILIDGISPLDPEALAKGYPFYRPLALMTQGEPGENEGKLITYLRSEAAKPFFLEQHLIPSSKLTP
- a CDS encoding GAF domain-containing protein, whose product is MPDSTPQNQTKRSMRRGIGRTLFFWFLAIALIPLGVISWTSYEKARLSLRQEAVKLLSTTLSLKKSHFQGFFNQRLRHLEAQSLSRTNLHFLQALQRAHDQVGPDGKAFVESFQWAVLVEEHGVDLEEFQHTYGLANLYLIDQDGHILYTAQETPLLGQNVLQGSLKKSLLGKIVERAMGTDQAVFSDLGHFPPATDNIAAFLARAILDEEGNNAGVLVIPLAPKKMFRIFEDRIGLGMSGETYLVGRDQLMRSNSRFDTRTTVLKQKVDTPIIQTWLHHEAEHHADFSHHSTEMTYTSVTESGRTNDLIEKVGKSGWWLKKIYPDYRGVDVLGFQVNLDFLEPFGIHWVLIAELDADEFYAPSIALGREILVTLFVTILLVFLIARFVSGHIVNPLLILTHRANRIAKGEMKWPAFLSPNNELGSLAKALEEMTHSLSESARRDAQDNWMKVSAGLLGECLRGEQSLEKLAQNIIGFLTPRLNAITGAIYLLEKSGRLRFAGGFAYKAEHIQQTIALGEGLLGHVAKRGEHQIIHQIPPDYLPVHSGLGEMEPSHLLLYPFLLNGQVEAVIELGSFQEFQAIHLELLDHEAEAITMAIKAAQSRTEMQQMLAQSREQADILKQNSEEARLSNEKLQEQTQALQNSETLLQQQQEELRVSNEELEEQTQLLTEQKQEAQRKNSELERAQRELVVKARDLEVAGHFRSEFLTSMSEELRAPLNGILVLTRGFSANKGGNLSPTDLDNAHAVHAHGLELLEMINGILDLAKIEAGQVDVHGELLEILEISNRLEQKFSRIAKKIGADFSLYHSDDLPDTLRTDYGKLEQIVKHLLARAFKVVGEGTVTLSFQPLPMGWVIESGGVSNNQGIVLVISDTLSDTSQQRTEGLLETLRESSSTVDKPFGKTGLGLAISNQLAQLLGGELRIESREGQGCAFTLFLPNLPWGMGDSPPPKSPEPPASPDKSFKLPPPVQLPGALDNTQPKSTKPVSVEDTASADKIASAMTSDSATLVNTSAPAESVAASSSEESSGSVVSIPAKELVAPAASSADLAASEESTASTEPTASVESAGAVQPGISQPASPDLIEAVADSTPHRPDPVILVVDSDVRTIYETVRLLEVAGYTAYMAANGEKALEQLGKYPSVNLVLVGLSPESDRALQVIGKIKDHPGAGDAPLRVVALVPVGEKADQKAACLAAGVIGVVEKPLDIPLFSKTISDWFKVSS